A genome region from Paradevosia shaoguanensis includes the following:
- a CDS encoding nucleotidyltransferase family protein has translation MTRLKPDVMLLAAGYGKRMLPLTETTPKPLLKVAGTALLDRVLANARDEDLDRFVLNAHHLSAQMQEAARERGIAVSVEPELLNTGGGVKLALGLLESDPILVMNTDAFWPQGADAPIGRMLDLFAEKRPDMVLLCIQPHRAHGFHRSHDFCLAPDAHVTLDRGQPVIYGGVAVIARKAFEITPEGPFSLTMLFDRALEHNRLYGIVLDSPWYHVGDPAALHEADHLLGTA, from the coding sequence ATGACCCGACTCAAGCCCGACGTGATGCTGCTTGCCGCCGGCTACGGCAAGCGCATGCTGCCGCTCACCGAGACTACGCCCAAGCCGTTGCTCAAGGTCGCCGGAACGGCGCTGCTCGATCGCGTCCTCGCCAATGCGCGCGATGAGGATCTCGACCGGTTCGTGCTCAACGCTCACCACCTTTCCGCGCAGATGCAGGAAGCCGCCCGTGAGCGGGGCATCGCCGTTTCGGTCGAGCCGGAACTGCTCAATACCGGCGGCGGGGTGAAGCTCGCTTTGGGATTGCTGGAAAGCGATCCCATCCTGGTGATGAACACCGATGCCTTCTGGCCGCAAGGCGCCGACGCGCCCATCGGCCGCATGCTCGATCTCTTCGCCGAAAAGCGCCCCGATATGGTGCTGCTCTGCATCCAGCCGCATCGTGCGCACGGCTTCCACCGCAGCCACGATTTCTGCCTCGCGCCCGACGCGCATGTAACGCTCGATCGCGGCCAGCCCGTCATCTATGGCGGCGTGGCGGTCATCGCCCGCAAGGCGTTCGAGATCACCCCCGAAGGTCCGTTCTCCCTAACCATGCTCTTCGACAGGGCGCTTGAGCACAACCGCCTCTACGGAATTGTCCTGGATTCTCCCTGGTATCACGTCGGCGACCCGGCGGCGCTCCACGAAGCCGATCATTTGCTGGGAACGGCATGA
- the tsaE gene encoding tRNA (adenosine(37)-N6)-threonylcarbamoyltransferase complex ATPase subunit type 1 TsaE, producing the protein MPFLADDAATARLGAALADALRPGELVVLEGDLGAGKTALARAIIRTLMGDERMDVPSPSFALVQPYEGQGISVLHADLYRLADASEVGELGLFDNPRAIVLVEWAERAPDLEAEAGLRVTLSVPQGGQGRQAEIVFRDGRPFSFG; encoded by the coding sequence ATGCCCTTCCTCGCTGACGATGCCGCGACCGCGAGACTAGGCGCCGCGCTTGCAGACGCCCTGCGTCCGGGCGAGCTCGTCGTGCTCGAAGGCGATCTCGGCGCCGGCAAGACGGCTCTTGCCCGCGCCATCATCCGTACGCTGATGGGCGACGAGCGCATGGATGTGCCGTCCCCCAGCTTCGCACTGGTACAGCCATATGAAGGACAAGGCATTTCGGTGCTGCACGCCGATCTCTATCGCCTGGCCGATGCCAGCGAGGTGGGTGAACTCGGCCTCTTTGATAACCCCAGGGCCATCGTCCTCGTGGAATGGGCCGAACGGGCTCCGGACCTCGAAGCCGAGGCCGGTTTGCGGGTGACGTTGTCGGTGCCGCAAGGCGGACAGGGACGGCAGGCGGAGATCGTTTTTCGCGACGGCCGACCCTTTTCGTTCGGCTGA
- the addB gene encoding double-strand break repair protein AddB, giving the protein MSRPKVYSIAPDAPFLPTLADRILDGTLLGDWPRGDENPFWLSDITVVLPTRRAQLALARAFSERGHVLMPDIRTFGGEAPDEEPFLPPIEAEPLLPGVSRLERRLVLARLIDGWARTSAGAQALSTPPSAAEVLALADSLAQVVDDLNTEQVSAAALAAIAPENLAANWQNVLEFLNLALVAWPAILAERGKADGSALRNERLRRQAETAPLVFGDRPVIAAGSTGSIPATANLLGALSRLPRGALVLPGLDPDLDYPRLLKPEESPHGHPQYGLAQLLRRLGVPPDAVVELGAPGPRVAVIRQALALPEGTARWAQARAALAPQLAEATDGITILGARTADEEARAIALAARDGLMHGKTIGIVSPDRNLARRIAAELLRFDLEVDDAAGSPLFHAPAGRLVRQILSLAGNAFAPVDLVALLRNRSVVLGMERAEVARLADYLETRLLRGQRPAPGLAGVRRLAAEREGAEKLAPLFDALQQALDPLCTLLAGDRFSSATFARTLAEAFARIATGDTVPGRSELEAWANELAGREGEGPLLPATGLEQVLYKLMAGFEVRNSQPRRDDISIWGQLEARLQSPDLLILAGVNEDIWPEPADPGPWLSRGMRMAAGLEPPERKQGLASHDFEMALGNRDVIVAYADRIGTSPALPSRLLQRLEAFVGKQTSVLRARGDVWLEAARSLDAVVGARGADRPMPRPPAHLRPRRLSVTEIETLFRSPYDLYAKHVLRLRRLDPLGEEPGARERGSMIHEVFARFVIEGHDFDGPEALGKLNAMAREAFAGLDAIAERRDIWLRRFEHAAAAFLEFERDRSIHVRKRNAEIKGEWVFPQLDDFRLVGIADRLDMLNNGELEIIDFKTGSIPAVGDMKNFDAPQLLLEAAMAGAGAFEGLPPVAASALTYVKIALGPDAFRPTEFKPGEGFSLMGAADEVSRRMQRHVTEFLLRDTLPMAARIRPDVTLRYRGTYDHLARNEEWTLLEGDEE; this is encoded by the coding sequence ATGAGCCGCCCGAAAGTCTATTCCATAGCGCCCGACGCGCCGTTCCTCCCCACGCTGGCTGATCGCATCCTCGACGGCACGCTGCTGGGCGACTGGCCTCGTGGCGACGAAAACCCGTTCTGGCTCTCCGACATCACCGTGGTTCTGCCCACGCGCAGGGCGCAACTGGCTTTGGCGCGGGCATTCTCCGAGCGCGGGCACGTGCTCATGCCCGATATCCGCACCTTTGGCGGCGAAGCGCCTGACGAAGAACCCTTCCTGCCGCCCATCGAGGCCGAGCCTCTGCTGCCGGGCGTTTCCCGGCTTGAGCGGCGGCTGGTGCTCGCTAGGCTCATCGATGGCTGGGCAAGGACGTCTGCCGGCGCGCAGGCACTCTCGACGCCACCGAGCGCCGCCGAGGTGCTGGCGCTGGCCGATAGCCTCGCCCAGGTCGTGGACGACCTCAACACCGAACAGGTCTCAGCCGCTGCACTCGCGGCAATCGCGCCGGAAAACCTTGCGGCCAATTGGCAGAACGTCCTCGAATTCCTCAACCTGGCGCTCGTCGCCTGGCCGGCAATCCTCGCCGAGCGCGGTAAGGCCGATGGCAGCGCCCTGCGCAACGAGCGTCTCAGGCGGCAGGCGGAAACAGCCCCCCTCGTCTTCGGGGATCGCCCGGTGATCGCCGCCGGCTCCACCGGCTCCATCCCCGCGACTGCAAATCTCCTCGGCGCACTCAGCCGTCTTCCGCGTGGCGCGCTGGTCCTCCCCGGTCTTGACCCTGACCTAGACTACCCGCGGCTCCTCAAGCCCGAGGAATCGCCGCACGGCCATCCCCAATATGGTCTCGCGCAATTGCTGCGCCGCCTTGGTGTGCCACCTGATGCCGTCGTGGAACTGGGGGCGCCCGGCCCACGCGTCGCCGTGATCCGCCAGGCGCTCGCGCTACCCGAGGGCACCGCGCGTTGGGCGCAGGCGCGCGCGGCACTGGCCCCGCAGCTCGCCGAGGCAACCGACGGCATCACCATCCTCGGCGCCCGCACGGCCGACGAGGAGGCGCGTGCCATTGCGCTCGCAGCCCGCGACGGTCTGATGCACGGCAAGACCATCGGCATCGTCTCGCCCGACCGCAACCTTGCGCGCCGCATCGCCGCCGAATTGCTCCGCTTCGATCTCGAAGTGGACGACGCCGCCGGCTCCCCGCTCTTCCACGCACCCGCAGGACGCCTGGTGCGCCAGATCCTGAGCCTTGCGGGCAATGCCTTCGCCCCGGTCGACCTCGTGGCTCTGCTACGCAATCGCTCCGTCGTGCTCGGCATGGAGCGCGCCGAAGTGGCTCGGCTTGCCGACTATCTCGAAACCCGCCTGCTGCGCGGTCAGCGACCTGCTCCGGGCCTGGCCGGCGTCCGACGGCTGGCTGCCGAGCGCGAGGGCGCGGAAAAGCTCGCCCCCCTGTTCGACGCCCTGCAGCAGGCGCTCGATCCGCTCTGCACGCTCCTCGCCGGCGACCGTTTCTCCTCGGCGACCTTCGCTCGCACGCTCGCCGAAGCTTTCGCCCGGATCGCGACCGGCGACACTGTTCCTGGCCGCTCCGAACTCGAAGCCTGGGCAAACGAGCTCGCGGGCCGGGAAGGCGAGGGCCCTCTGCTGCCCGCGACCGGGCTCGAACAGGTGCTCTACAAGCTCATGGCCGGCTTTGAGGTCCGCAACAGCCAGCCGCGCCGCGACGACATTTCGATCTGGGGTCAGCTCGAAGCGCGCCTGCAAAGCCCGGACCTGCTGATCCTGGCGGGCGTCAACGAGGATATCTGGCCGGAGCCGGCCGATCCCGGCCCCTGGCTCAGCCGCGGCATGCGGATGGCGGCAGGGCTCGAGCCGCCCGAGCGCAAGCAGGGTCTGGCGTCCCACGATTTCGAGATGGCGCTGGGCAATCGCGATGTGATCGTCGCCTATGCCGACCGCATCGGCACCAGCCCGGCTCTTCCTTCACGCCTGCTCCAGCGGCTGGAAGCCTTCGTCGGCAAGCAAACGTCCGTTTTGAGGGCGCGTGGCGACGTCTGGCTCGAAGCCGCCCGTTCGCTCGATGCGGTGGTGGGCGCGCGCGGCGCCGATCGGCCCATGCCCAGGCCGCCCGCGCATCTGCGGCCGCGCCGGCTATCGGTCACCGAGATCGAAACCCTCTTCCGCTCACCCTACGATCTCTATGCCAAGCACGTGCTGCGGCTGCGCCGGCTCGATCCCCTGGGCGAGGAGCCGGGCGCGCGCGAACGCGGCTCGATGATCCACGAGGTCTTCGCCCGCTTCGTCATCGAGGGCCACGACTTCGACGGACCCGAGGCGCTGGGCAAGCTCAATGCCATGGCGCGCGAGGCCTTTGCCGGGCTCGATGCCATCGCCGAGCGCCGCGACATTTGGCTGCGCCGCTTCGAGCACGCGGCCGCGGCCTTCCTTGAGTTCGAGCGCGACCGGTCGATCCATGTCCGCAAGCGCAATGCAGAGATCAAGGGCGAATGGGTTTTCCCGCAGCTCGATGATTTCCGCCTCGTGGGCATCGCCGATCGGCTCGATATGCTGAACAACGGCGAGCTTGAAATCATCGACTTCAAGACCGGCTCGATTCCTGCCGTCGGCGACATGAAGAATTTCGATGCGCCGCAATTGCTGCTCGAAGCGGCAATGGCCGGCGCCGGCGCCTTCGAGGGCCTGCCGCCCGTAGCTGCGAGCGCCCTGACCTATGTGAAGATCGCGCTCGGTCCCGATGCCTTCCGCCCGACCGAGTTCAAGCCGGGCGAAGGCTTTTCGCTCATGGGCGCGGCCGATGAGGTCAGCCGTCGCATGCAACGGCACGTGACCGAATTCCTGCTCAGGGACACCCTGCCCATGGCGGCGCGCATCCGCCCCGATGTCACGCTGCGCTACCGCGGCACCTACGACCATCTCGCCCGTAACGAGGAATGGACGCTGCTCGAAGGGGATGAGGAATGA